One Lutzomyia longipalpis isolate SR_M1_2022 chromosome 4, ASM2433408v1 DNA segment encodes these proteins:
- the LOC129795460 gene encoding uncharacterized protein LOC129795460 yields the protein MVDISSIIEGTVKFRDGKKWKSRWCVMRKLSPVADCLHLQLYRDSKDRYKHGQTKASLSLQHFLGVESGFTLDKESNTIAIICQDVIVVLAFDTRERLIQWQVKISTNLGDDIQYLILVSSAPSKAKVSTGPARMHVQDHRFCLTTGVPPRLAGLWEIGHLRRYGVVDNRFCFEGGSQCGKGEGLYVLVTDQGDEITHTLKVASQGKLVTKRRPVARKLSALDSPRKLSPRPVEDGMSLSTNHHFHAEETNCLCSSRTSFWPSQESRDLDSNYGCGDTVSVSEAHDALGDGDLYPGRSTMAHIERCMSCISKLGAPSMSRSSTAAGTPGLAPMPAWTISEYHHTCPSAGQAPGVPAKGHDRMSLCSSHTGSSSNSEYSVPRCTFGGQEWCEHSRSHQNGVQCAQCGPPRPPKPKSLQKPPMPLPLSSPAGTHVGPYENYDVPRTPVALDADNYDTPKKIHEYLAADVNSNPSSASYANYDIPATVGKMCGCLGQSDSTPRTLERDVPRTDCTCTRVMSWADNWISLPYCRRGNTIENTGIPISRVKLSGEGKMPVMQPSGELAIYATVDMAKKMSRRIAEKCDCVPDDASESGSSNYINLDPAREAGAAQPMDTNYTNMDFAQSLEHYENSKNVLERAGIPIGESEECEVPKVCQKCGHASGKQGEAKTPGQDVKTPIEEKNENYVMMEPRKDRGEFPGYLPMSPAAPQNPPSHLASPPIPNKSDLIKQRMSRIIGEKSASNPSLNGPTVDRTKKRSENDTRIPGSAMLRNGVSPYTRKQLMDNSDLLPTAADKRIVSRKRSSSADSSRFLEEVEEFDSTETLRKSSLTNLEGRRSSSPCIHQETETCTDNACCAKPSTSTAPTQAERAAIAEPEDDISGSTTQSQNSQSVYIRRSESVPCKAQNRDSSSSNDSGVSTGSLRQRTGDFADFELPLTTAMSARRHQKHILPATGCVHASLPRRSKSFDPLRELSFQFQKIKIPEKSTSAEAEIPICPPKVKGFASPGEVASIAGPPYIDSRSTSSGTSDMSDYIETLSLSSHSSSDTPEGMRLIRPPTSTLRPRSGKEYQNIDRSILCLTQQGINPPGDPTKMTPSQFRNLLPSSVNYANITPVPENAESPSPGYQSGSSPQENQGEHFMFKN from the exons ATTGTCTCCACCTTCAGCTGTACCGAGACTCAAAGGATCGATACAAACACGGACAGACTAAAGCTTCTTTGTCGCTGCAGCACTTTCTCGGTGTTGAATCGGGATTTACATTGGACAAGGAGTCCAACACAATTGCCATTATTTGTCAAGATGTTATCGTAGTCTTGGCATTCGATACAAGGGAACGCTTAATTCAGTGGCAG GTGAAAATATCCACAAATCTTGGAGACGATATTCAGTACTTGATTCTCGTGTCTTCAGCACCGTCCAAGGCAAAAGTATCAACGGGACCGGCAAGGATGCACGTACAGGATCATCGATTTTGTCTCACAACGGGTGTCCCACCGAGACTTGCCGGTCTCTGGGAAATTGGCCACTTAAG GCGCTATGGGGTTGTGGACAATCGTTTCTGCTTCGAGGGTGGGTCACAGTGTGGCAAAGGCGAAGGTCTCTATGTCCTTGTGACGGATCAAGGGGATGAGATTACTCACACCCTCAAAGTTGCTTCGCAGGGGAAATTGGTAACAAAGAGACGTCCCGTCGCCCGAAAGCTCTCAG ctcTAGACAGCCCGAGAAAACTCTCCCCTCGTCCTGTTGAGGATGGCATGAGCCTCTCGACAAATCACCACTTTCACGCCGAAGAGACAAATTGCCTGTGCAGCAGTCGAACGTCTTTCTGGCCATCTCAGGAATCTCGGGATTTGGACAGCAACTACGGCTGTGGCGACACGGTGTCTGTGTCAGAGGCTCACGATGCCCTCGGGGATGGTGATCTGTACCCAGGGCGCTCTACAATGGCTCACATTGAGCGATGTATGAGTTGCATTTCGAAATTAGGCGCCCCATCGATGTCCCGAAGCTCCACTGCTGCTGGCACCCCGGGTCTTGCACCAATGCCTGCATGGACAATCTCAGAGTACCACCACACATGCCCGTCAGCTGGTCAGGCTCCAGGTGTTCCGGCAAAGGGGCACGATAGGATGTCCCTGTGCTCCTCACACACCGGCAGTAGCAGCAATTCGGAATATTCGGTGCCTCGGTGTACATTCGGTGGGCAGGAATGGTGTGAGCACAGCCGATCACATCAGAATGGGGTGCAGTGTGCCCAATGTGGACCACCGAGACCGCCAAAACCGAAATCACTGCAAAAGCCACCAATGCCACTACCGCTGTCTTCCCCTGCTGGTACCCACGTGGGCCCATATGAGAACTACGACGTACCCCGAACCCCCGTAGCCCTCGATGCGGATAACTACGATACACCCAAGAAGATTCACGAGTACCTGGCTGCTGACGTGAACAGCAATCCTAGTTCAGCTTCCTATGCAAACTACGACATTCCAGCAACAGTTGGGAAGATGTGTGGCTGCCTGGGGCAATCTGATAGCACCCCTAGAACCCTCGAGAGGGATGTCCCACGAACTGACTGCACGTGCACCCGCGTAATGTCGTGGGCGGACAATTGGATCTCCCTGCCGTATTGTAGACGGGGGAATACAATTGAGAACACAGGAATACCCATAAGTCGTGTTAAGCTCAGCGGCGAAGGGAAGATGCCCGTGATGCAACCAAGTGGGGAACTTGCAATCTATGCAACAGTTGACATGGCGAAAAAGATGAGCCGTCGCATTGCTGAGAAGTGCGACTGCGTACCGGATGATGCTTCTGAATCCGGGTCATCGAACTACATTAATCTCGATCCAGCCCGCGAGGCGGGTGCTGCGCAGCCAATGGATACAAACTACACAAATATGGATTTTGCCCAATCACTGGAGCACTATGAGAATTCCAAGAATGTCCTGGAGAGAGCAGGAATCCCAATTGGGGAGAGTGAGGAGTGTGAAGTACCAAAAGTCTGTCAGAAATGTGGTCATGCATCGGGGAAGCAAGGTGAGGCCAAGACACCCGGGCAAGATGTTAAAACTCCCATTGAggagaagaatgaaaattatgtgaTGATGGAACCACGGAAGGATCGAGGAGAATTCCCGGGGTACCTCCCAATGTCCCCAGCTGCCCCGCAGAATCCACCAAGTCATCTAGCCAGCCCTCCAATACCCAATAAGAGTGACCTAATTAAGCAGCGCATGAGTAGGATTATTGGGGAGAAGTCAGCCAGCAATCCCAGCCTCAATGGGCCAACCGTTGACAGGACAAAGAAGCGTTCGGAGAATGATACGAGAATCCCCGGAAGTGCAATGCTACGAAATGGTGTCAGCCCGTACACGAGGAAGCAGCTGATGGATAACAGTGATCTCCTTCCAACAGCAGCTGATAAGCGTATTGTATCACGAAAACGATCCTCATCGGCGGATTCATCGCGCTTCCTCGAGGAAGTTGAGGAATTCGACAGCACGGAAACCCTGCGGAAGTCCTCATTGACAAATCTCGAAGGGCGACGTTCATCATCGCCGTGTATTCATCAGGAAACTGAAACATGCACCGATAATGCTTGCTGCGCCAAACCATCCACCAGTACAGCCCCAACGCAGGCAGAGAGAGCCGCAATAGCTGAGCCTGAAGATGATATTTCCGGATCAACGACTCAGAGTCAAAATTCCCAATCTGTCTACATTAGACGCTCCGAGAGTGTCCCGTGCAAGGCACAAAATCGCGATTCATCGAGCTCCAATGATTCGGGCGTGTCAACGGGATCCCTGCGTCAACGTACCGGAGACTTTGCTGACTTTGAGCTTCCACTCACCACCGCCATGTCCGCCCGACGCCATCAGAAACATATCCTTCCAGCTACCGGTTGTGTTCATGCCTCACTGCCACGGCGTTCCAAATCATTTGACCCCCTGCGCGagctttcatttcaatttcagaaaatcaaaattcccGAAAAGAGTACTTCGGCTGAAGCTGAAATTCCCATTTGTCCGCCCAAAGTTAAAGGATTCGCAAGTCCCGGGGAAGTGGCTTCAATCGCCGGGCCGCCCTATATTGATTCAAGGAGTACCAGTAGTGGAACATCTGATATGTCTGACTACATTGAGACACTTTCACTATCAAGCCATAGTTCGTCAGATACACCAGAAGGAATGAG ACTAATTCGTCCACCTACATCGACATTGCGTCCGCGATCTGGAAAGGAGTACCAGAATATAGATAGATCGATACTTTGTCTAACACAGCAGGGAATCAACCCTCCGGGAGATCCCACAAAAATGACTCCATCGCAATTCCGAAATCTCCTTCCCAGCTCTGTTAACTACGCCAACATCACACCTGTTCCCGAAAATGCCGAATCACCTAGTCCTGGCTACCAGAGTGGAAGTTCTCCGCAGGAAAATCAAGGAGAACACTTTATGTTTAAG aatTAA